The DNA window TCTACCATGCTTAAGATCAGCTTCTACGCCACCATGGCACTGCTCACCCTGGGTGTCAATTCCGCCCAGGCCGCCCTGATCGACCGTGGCAGCGGTTTGATCTACGACGACGTGCTGAACATCACCTGGCTAAAGGACGCCAACTTTGCCGTGACCTCAGGCTATGCCGCTACAGCAGTGGACACGATTTCTAGTGACGCCAACGACAACATCTATACTAACGGCAGCATGGGCTGGGGCGCCGCCATGACCTGGGCCTCGAACCTCGAGTATGGCGGTTTTACCGACTGGCGCCTGCCTTCAGCAGTCGATAAAACAACCGTGACAACCTTGACCTTCGTGGGATCCATTGACTTTGGGGGATACGGTGACAAAAGAGGCGAATTAGGACACTTGTTTTCGAACCCAGACCTAAGCCTGTTTCTAAACCTGCCGACGTCCGCAACTTATTGGTATGGCTTAAAAAACCAGGATTACCCGATGTATGCGTGGGCCTTCTATACCGTAGACAAGAATACATATGGAATAACACATTGGAATAATACGGCCCTCGCCTGGGCCGTGCATGACGGTGATATCGGCCTCAACCAGGTACCGATCCCTGCCACCGCCTGGCTCTTTGGCTCCGCTCTGCTTGGCCTAGTCGGGCTAAACCGACGCAAGAAGCCTATGGCTGTGGCTTCAGCGAAGTAATCTGGCTAGCGGTCGGTTTCGAGCTTGAAGCGCAGATACTTCATTGCCGGATGCTCGCAGACCTCCCGCCAGCCCATCGGCGTCACTCCACCAACTCGCCCTGCAACACCCGCTCGAAGGCGAGTTGCCCATCC is part of the Thiocystis violascens DSM 198 genome and encodes:
- a CDS encoding DUF1566 domain-containing protein, producing the protein MLKISFYATMALLTLGVNSAQAALIDRGSGLIYDDVLNITWLKDANFAVTSGYAATAVDTISSDANDNIYTNGSMGWGAAMTWASNLEYGGFTDWRLPSAVDKTTVTTLTFVGSIDFGGYGDKRGELGHLFSNPDLSLFLNLPTSATYWYGLKNQDYPMYAWAFYTVDKNTYGITHWNNTALAWAVHDGDIGLNQVPIPATAWLFGSALLGLVGLNRRKKPMAVASAK